A genomic region of Metopolophium dirhodum isolate CAU chromosome 1, ASM1992520v1, whole genome shotgun sequence contains the following coding sequences:
- the LOC132951039 gene encoding uncharacterized protein LOC132951039, translated as MSSDTPVISAPLTIVPTTSSTTSLTDTTTPITLTTSTSPEISSVTHVRLPGFWHNSPTQWFTHADAMFANKRICSDLTRVNHVLEALDEEGVRTISDLLGPDATYDSIQQRLITAYGVPQATRFQRMIQPGGMGDRTPSRLLRDMRDVYPDGMSDNSLVAFWLSKLPPPVRTVIAGLTGSGDFLAERADRVWEACQNTEISAVSRNDDNHGSREHITTPQRSTPTSSSDQDTRFLALEKAVHALTAQVTALATSQAAALSRPTNDRASRQQRDRSRSLSQPPQSTITAGWCFYHDRYGADARKCRDPCTYVPATRKNP; from the coding sequence ATGTCGTCTGACACCCCAGTAATTTCCGCACCGCTCACCATCGTCCCTACGACGAGCAGCACCACGTCGCTCACCGACACGACGACGCCGATTACCCTAACGACGAGCACGAGTCCGGAGATCTCGTCCGTCACGCACGTGAGACTCCCGGGTTTTTGGCACAACTCCCCGACCCAATGGTTCACGCACGCTGACGCCATGTTTGCGAACAAACGGATTTGTTCGGACTTGACGCGCGTGAACCACGTGCTGGAGGCATTGGACGAGGAAGGCGTGCGGACAATCTCGGATTTGTTGGGGCCCGACGCAACGTACGACTCCATACAGCAACGACTGATCACTGCGTACGGCGTCCCACAGGCCACGCGTTTCCAGCGAATGATCCAGCCGGGCGGCATGGGCGACCGTACCCCATCACGCCTGTTACGGGACATGCGGGATGTTTACCCCGACGGGATGTCGGATAATTCTCTGGTTGCGTTTTGGTTGAGCAAGCTTCCACCACCCGTCCGCACCGTCATCGCCGGTCTCACCGGTTCCGGAGACTTTTTGGCCGAACGCGCCGACCGCGTGTGGGAAGCATGCCAGAACACGGAGATATCCGCCGTCTCCAGAAATGACGACAACCACGGCTCACGCGAGCACATAACGACACCTCAACGATCCACGCCGACGAGCTCGTCAGATCAGGACACACGTTTCCTCGCTCTCGAAAAAGCCGTCCACGCTCTTACCGCTCAGGTCACGGCTCTTGCGACGTCGCAAGCCGCCGCGCTGTCCCGCCCGACCAACGACCGTGCCTCGCGCCAGCAACGCGATCGCTCCCGCTCGCTATCGCAACCACCACAGAGCACCATAACAGCGGGTTGGTGTTTCTACCACGATAGATACGGCGCAGACGCCCGAAAATGCCGCGACCCATGCACATACGTGCCGGCCACACGGAAAAATCCGTGA